One window from the genome of Saccharicrinis carchari encodes:
- a CDS encoding MFS transporter yields MNKIATKLSVKEKLGYGLGDTASHFVWDMVGFWILIFYTDTFGISPAAAGTIMLIARIWDMVTDPLMGIISDRTNTRWGKFRPFILLTALPYAILAVLTFTTPDLSQTGKIIWAATTYFLLMTAYTAINLPYSSLMAVMTSDTNERASINTYRFVSAFSGQLIVTGFALSMALFFGQGNFTTNLMSNNSIGGTALVVGNDSIQYTVHPDFIGVDTLEYSIEDEKSKTASSKIFIVVEPKDEVSNDSLFALAQFDSTEIKAKAKISQMIPYPQANVDVHYIKQGSEPTYIDVRANDNTVNKAKGYQYTLMVLGLLSVVFFLITFFSTKERVQPPKTQQNSIKEDLKNLFNNRPWVILALVGIVSFVMFALQNLSIAYYFKYYIGAEQNVQLFNIVSSIALIVALPVAKPLAKRFGNRNVFMASTILSGIFFAMLFIPGKGDYILIYTFNILAKMTYAPAVVLLWTMLADTADYAEWKTGRRSTGLIFSAATFAQKAGWGIGGALAGWLLLVFKFEPNIVQTESAIRGIKLMVSVIPGILYALCAVLLYFYSIDHKTSILMQKELEQRRAAE; encoded by the coding sequence ATGAACAAAATAGCTACAAAACTATCCGTTAAAGAAAAATTAGGGTATGGCTTAGGCGATACTGCTTCCCACTTTGTGTGGGACATGGTGGGGTTTTGGATTCTAATATTCTATACCGATACTTTTGGTATTTCGCCAGCTGCCGCGGGCACAATAATGCTTATTGCCAGAATATGGGATATGGTAACCGATCCGTTAATGGGAATTATTTCGGATAGAACAAATACCCGGTGGGGGAAGTTCCGTCCCTTTATTCTGCTTACTGCATTGCCCTATGCCATTTTAGCGGTGCTTACATTTACTACCCCCGACCTTAGTCAAACCGGTAAGATTATTTGGGCAGCTACTACTTATTTTCTTTTAATGACGGCCTATACTGCGATAAACCTGCCGTATTCGTCATTAATGGCTGTTATGACATCCGATACCAATGAACGTGCAAGTATTAATACTTATCGCTTTGTTAGTGCCTTTTCGGGGCAATTAATAGTAACAGGTTTTGCCTTGTCGATGGCGCTGTTTTTTGGGCAAGGTAATTTTACCACAAATTTAATGTCGAACAACAGCATTGGGGGTACAGCTCTTGTTGTGGGTAATGATAGTATTCAGTATACGGTTCATCCGGATTTTATTGGAGTAGATACGCTGGAATATTCCATCGAAGATGAAAAATCTAAAACGGCTTCAAGTAAAATATTTATTGTTGTTGAGCCCAAAGATGAAGTTTCAAACGATTCTCTTTTTGCCTTGGCCCAGTTCGATTCAACGGAAATTAAGGCCAAAGCAAAAATATCGCAAATGATTCCTTATCCACAAGCCAATGTGGATGTGCATTATATAAAACAGGGAAGTGAGCCTACTTACATTGATGTAAGGGCAAATGATAATACGGTAAATAAAGCCAAAGGGTATCAGTACACACTTATGGTTTTAGGATTGTTAAGTGTGGTTTTCTTTTTAATTACCTTTTTTTCTACCAAAGAAAGAGTGCAACCCCCTAAAACACAGCAGAATTCTATAAAGGAAGATTTAAAAAATCTTTTTAACAACCGACCTTGGGTTATCCTGGCTTTAGTGGGTATTGTGTCGTTTGTTATGTTTGCCCTGCAAAACCTATCTATTGCCTACTATTTTAAATATTATATTGGCGCAGAGCAAAATGTTCAATTGTTTAATATTGTTAGTAGTATCGCTTTAATTGTAGCTCTTCCGGTGGCCAAACCATTGGCAAAAAGGTTCGGAAATAGAAATGTATTTATGGCCAGTACCATTCTGTCGGGTATTTTCTTTGCCATGCTATTTATTCCGGGTAAAGGTGATTACATCCTGATTTATACCTTTAATATCTTAGCCAAGATGACCTATGCACCGGCGGTCGTACTTTTATGGACTATGCTGGCCGATACTGCGGATTACGCCGAATGGAAAACCGGAAGAAGATCAACAGGGTTGATTTTTTCGGCAGCTACCTTTGCACAAAAAGCAGGCTGGGGCATAGGTGGTGCGCTGGCAGGTTGGTTATTATTAGTATTTAAGTTCGAACCAAATATAGTGCAAACAGAATCTGCTATTCGTGGTATAAAACTAATGGTTTCTGTTATTCCGGGTATACTGTATGCATTGTGCGCCGTGTTGTTGTATTTCTATAGTATTGATCATAAAACCAGTATATTGATGCAAAAGGAGTTGGAACAGCGCAGAGCAGCGGAGTAA
- a CDS encoding glycoside hydrolase family 3 C-terminal domain-containing protein encodes MSAQEKTIQEQVDYLLTQLTLEEKVSLCSGRDDWSSQPIERLDIPWIWMADGPHGLRRAPATNKAGYGDQHPATCFPTASALSATWDVDLIYQIGKALGEECQALGVNVLLGPGVNIKRSVLGGRNFEYFSEDPVLSGELGAAYINGVQDQGVGTSLKHYVANNVETMRMFMNSDVDKRTLHEIYLTPFEIAVKKAQPWTVMACYNRVRGEYGTQSPYLLTDILKKDWGFEGIVISDWFAVIDRVKALEAGMHIEMPRVSDVNDNILLQAAQSGELDETVLNNRVRDILTVVLKAKSLEKADVDQKVKEHHAFARKVAGEAITLLKNDHQVLPLSKKKYKKIAIIGEFAKSPRYQGNGSSEVKPTQLDKVWDILDQEYGKGINYTFAQGYSLKDDLDVSLIEEAVQVASDADIAIVMAGLPLSYESEGIDRKHIDMPISHNKLIEAIAQKQQNTVVVLTNGSAVAMPWANKVEGIVEAWLGGQAGAGAVADVLFGKVNPSGKLAETFPVKLQDTPASFNFPGEQGNVLYGERIFVGYRYYDEKQIEPLFPFGYGLSYTQFEYTDMKVSANEITDRDVLEVKVTVKNTGSVEGKEIVQLYVTDKECTLQRPKKELKKFAKVSLAPGESKELTFQLEKRDFSYYDAKRDRWIAESGEFVIAAAASSRDIRKSARIVLNSTQQIPLMVDEYTFVKELWDHEQTRALLKEYFPNWIKGWTPEGKSMDEANIPGFFLEHPIIKFPYITHNEITHQQVKELIERCKNMTYTPQVIKFKDVENVSF; translated from the coding sequence ATGAGTGCACAAGAAAAAACAATCCAGGAGCAAGTGGACTATTTGCTCACGCAGCTTACACTGGAAGAAAAAGTATCTCTCTGCTCAGGTAGAGATGATTGGAGTTCTCAACCTATTGAACGATTAGACATACCCTGGATTTGGATGGCCGACGGCCCGCATGGTTTGCGTCGTGCTCCGGCCACTAACAAAGCCGGCTATGGCGACCAGCACCCGGCAACATGCTTCCCTACAGCATCGGCTCTAAGTGCAACCTGGGATGTAGATTTAATTTATCAGATAGGAAAAGCCCTGGGCGAGGAATGTCAGGCCCTGGGTGTAAATGTTTTGTTGGGCCCGGGAGTAAATATCAAGCGTTCGGTATTAGGGGGCAGAAATTTTGAATACTTTTCAGAAGATCCTGTTTTGTCGGGCGAGTTAGGGGCAGCTTATATTAATGGCGTACAGGATCAGGGCGTTGGAACATCATTGAAGCACTACGTGGCCAACAATGTAGAAACAATGCGTATGTTTATGAATTCTGATGTGGATAAACGCACTTTGCATGAGATCTATCTAACCCCTTTTGAAATTGCGGTGAAAAAAGCACAGCCATGGACCGTAATGGCTTGTTATAATCGGGTTAGAGGTGAGTATGGTACACAGAGTCCTTATTTATTGACCGATATTCTGAAAAAAGACTGGGGCTTTGAAGGCATTGTTATCTCCGATTGGTTTGCAGTAATTGATAGGGTAAAAGCGCTGGAAGCAGGCATGCATATCGAAATGCCCCGCGTAAGTGATGTAAATGATAATATTTTGCTCCAAGCAGCCCAATCAGGCGAGCTTGACGAAACTGTTTTGAACAACAGGGTACGTGATATCTTAACGGTTGTTTTAAAAGCTAAATCGTTAGAAAAAGCCGATGTTGACCAAAAAGTAAAAGAACATCATGCTTTTGCGCGTAAGGTAGCGGGGGAAGCTATTACATTATTAAAGAATGATCATCAAGTACTTCCTTTATCAAAAAAGAAATATAAAAAGATCGCCATCATTGGTGAGTTTGCTAAATCGCCACGTTACCAGGGCAATGGTAGCTCAGAAGTAAAGCCTACCCAGTTGGATAAGGTATGGGATATTCTTGATCAGGAATATGGCAAAGGCATAAACTATACCTTTGCGCAAGGCTATTCATTAAAAGATGATCTTGATGTGAGTTTAATAGAAGAAGCCGTGCAGGTAGCAAGTGATGCAGATATTGCTATTGTTATGGCCGGCTTGCCTCTTTCGTATGAGTCGGAAGGGATTGACCGTAAGCATATAGATATGCCCATTTCTCACAATAAACTGATAGAGGCAATAGCCCAAAAACAACAAAATACAGTGGTTGTGTTAACCAATGGTAGCGCCGTAGCTATGCCATGGGCCAATAAGGTAGAGGGAATTGTTGAAGCATGGTTAGGCGGACAAGCCGGAGCAGGTGCAGTGGCAGATGTGTTGTTTGGAAAAGTAAACCCTTCAGGTAAGTTAGCAGAAACCTTTCCTGTTAAATTGCAAGATACACCTGCCTCTTTTAACTTTCCGGGGGAGCAAGGTAACGTGCTGTATGGCGAAAGAATTTTTGTGGGCTATCGTTATTATGACGAAAAACAAATTGAACCCTTATTTCCATTTGGGTATGGCCTATCTTATACACAATTTGAATATACCGATATGAAAGTTTCGGCCAATGAAATAACGGATCGGGATGTGCTGGAGGTAAAGGTAACGGTAAAAAATACAGGTTCCGTTGAGGGTAAAGAAATTGTACAGCTGTATGTAACAGATAAGGAGTGTACTTTGCAAAGACCTAAAAAAGAATTGAAGAAGTTTGCTAAAGTTTCATTGGCTCCTGGCGAATCAAAGGAACTAACTTTTCAGTTGGAAAAAAGAGATTTTTCGTATTATGATGCCAAACGCGATAGGTGGATTGCTGAGAGTGGTGAGTTTGTAATAGCAGCTGCTGCATCATCAAGAGATATCAGAAAATCGGCGCGTATCGTACTTAACTCAACGCAACAAATACCCTTGATGGTAGATGAATATACTTTTGTAAAAGAACTGTGGGACCATGAGCAAACACGCGCCTTACTAAAGGAATATTTCCCTAACTGGATTAAGGGATGGACGCCGGAAGGTAAATCTATGGATGAAGCAAATATACCCGGGTTTTTCCTGGAGCATCCAATAATTAAATTTCCGTATATTACGCACAATGAAATTACACATCAGCAAGTGAAAGAGCTGATAGAAAGATGCAAAAATATGACGTACACACCACAGGTAATTAAATTCAAAGATGTGGAGAACGTAAGTTTTTGA
- the bglX gene encoding beta-glucosidase BglX, with the protein MKQTKFLFSVVIGILMMNACVSKQPENETGSIDQQVDALLSKMTIEEKVGQMNQYNGFYDATGPAPSEGGAKIKYEHLRKGMVGSFLNVRGAEQVRALQKIAVEETRLGIPLIFGLDVIHGHKTLAPIPLGEAASWDLEAIRQSARMAAVEASAIGINWTFAPMVDISRDARWGRVMEGAGEDPYLGAKIGVARVKGFQGDDLAANNTIAACAKHFAGYGFAEAGRDYNTVDVGTSTLYNIIFPPFKAAIQEADVKTVMNAFNILNGVPATGSTFLQRDILKDEWGFEGFVLSDWGSVMEMIPHGFAADLNEAAMHAANAGSDMDMESHAYVNHLVDLVKEGKVSEDKIDDAVRRILKVKYELGLFDDPYRYCDEAREKEMLYHEDHQKTVLDMARKSIVLLKNEGAILPFAKAQKKIAVIGALADDKTSPLGSWRIGSDDGTAFSVLEGLKEKTSNFTYAKGADVVTGDVNFVLELNENTTDKSGFNEAIRLAKASEVVVMVLGEHGFHSGEARSRTNIGLPGVQQELLEEVYKVNKNVVLVLMNGRPLALPWAADNIPAIVETWQLGSQTGNAIADVLFGEYNPSGKLPMSFPRSVGQCPIYYNKYSTGRPVNVEGNVFWSHYIDESNDPLFAFGHGLSYTDFEYADLKIDDSDPSGIKVSVVVKNNGKVAGEEVTQLYIHDKVASVARPIKELKGFEKFMLEPGSSKTVSFTLSNAELGFYDNQGEFIVEPGMFDVMVGTSSIKGLTGSFELK; encoded by the coding sequence ATGAAACAAACGAAATTTTTATTCTCAGTTGTAATTGGCATTCTAATGATGAATGCTTGTGTATCTAAGCAACCGGAAAATGAAACTGGCTCTATTGATCAACAAGTAGATGCTTTGTTGTCAAAAATGACCATAGAAGAAAAAGTAGGGCAGATGAACCAATACAATGGTTTTTATGATGCTACCGGACCTGCTCCCAGCGAAGGCGGAGCCAAAATAAAATATGAACATTTACGAAAAGGAATGGTTGGATCATTCCTAAATGTTAGAGGAGCAGAACAGGTTAGAGCGCTGCAGAAAATAGCCGTTGAGGAAACCCGCCTGGGAATTCCTTTGATTTTTGGCTTAGATGTAATTCATGGTCACAAAACCTTAGCACCTATCCCTTTAGGAGAGGCAGCCAGTTGGGATCTGGAAGCCATACGTCAATCAGCCAGAATGGCCGCTGTAGAGGCATCAGCTATAGGTATCAATTGGACATTTGCCCCTATGGTTGATATTTCGCGCGATGCCCGTTGGGGGCGCGTGATGGAAGGGGCAGGTGAAGATCCTTACCTGGGAGCCAAAATTGGCGTAGCACGCGTAAAAGGCTTCCAGGGCGATGATCTTGCGGCCAATAATACCATTGCTGCCTGTGCCAAGCATTTTGCCGGATATGGTTTTGCCGAAGCGGGAAGAGATTACAATACCGTGGATGTGGGAACATCCACCTTGTACAATATCATTTTTCCGCCCTTTAAAGCGGCCATACAAGAAGCCGACGTAAAAACCGTGATGAATGCATTTAACATTCTTAACGGGGTACCCGCCACTGGAAGTACCTTTTTGCAACGCGATATATTAAAAGATGAATGGGGTTTCGAAGGATTTGTGCTGTCCGACTGGGGAAGTGTGATGGAAATGATACCTCATGGATTTGCTGCCGACCTAAATGAAGCAGCCATGCACGCCGCAAATGCCGGTTCGGATATGGATATGGAATCGCATGCCTATGTAAATCATTTAGTGGATTTGGTAAAAGAAGGAAAGGTGAGCGAGGATAAAATAGACGATGCGGTACGCAGAATTCTTAAAGTAAAGTATGAATTGGGTCTGTTCGACGATCCCTACCGCTATTGCGACGAGGCACGCGAAAAAGAAATGCTATACCATGAGGATCATCAAAAGACGGTGCTCGATATGGCTCGTAAATCTATTGTTTTATTAAAGAATGAGGGGGCGATTTTGCCATTTGCTAAGGCGCAAAAGAAAATTGCTGTGATTGGTGCTTTGGCCGACGATAAAACCAGTCCCCTGGGCAGCTGGCGCATTGGTTCAGACGATGGTACCGCTTTTTCCGTGTTGGAAGGCTTAAAGGAAAAAACATCCAACTTTACCTATGCCAAAGGAGCAGATGTGGTAACAGGTGATGTGAATTTTGTGTTAGAGCTAAATGAAAATACTACGGATAAAAGTGGTTTTAACGAAGCCATTCGATTAGCCAAAGCGTCGGAGGTGGTAGTAATGGTGTTGGGTGAGCACGGTTTTCATTCAGGGGAAGCACGTAGTCGTACTAATATTGGCTTGCCGGGAGTTCAGCAGGAATTGCTAGAGGAGGTGTATAAAGTAAATAAGAATGTTGTTCTGGTGCTGATGAATGGGCGTCCCCTGGCATTGCCCTGGGCTGCCGATAATATTCCGGCTATTGTGGAGACCTGGCAGTTGGGATCACAAACGGGTAATGCTATTGCCGACGTATTGTTTGGCGAATACAACCCCTCGGGTAAACTGCCGATGTCCTTTCCACGTAGTGTAGGACAGTGCCCCATTTATTACAATAAATATAGTACAGGTCGTCCGGTTAATGTTGAGGGAAATGTTTTCTGGTCGCATTACATCGATGAGTCCAACGATCCGCTTTTTGCCTTCGGCCATGGATTGAGTTATACAGATTTTGAATATGCCGATTTGAAAATTGATGACTCTGATCCTTCGGGTATCAAAGTTTCGGTTGTGGTGAAGAATAATGGCAAGGTAGCCGGCGAAGAAGTTACCCAATTGTATATTCACGATAAGGTGGCCAGCGTTGCCCGCCCCATAAAAGAACTTAAGGGTTTTGAGAAATTTATGTTGGAGCCGGGATCATCCAAAACAGTTTCATTTACACTAAGCAATGCCGAACTGGGTTTTTACGATAACCAAGGTGAATTTATCGTGGAGCCAGGCATGTTCGATGTAATGGTTGGGACGAGTTCTATAAAAGGATTGACCGGAAGCTTTGAGCTGAAGTAG
- a CDS encoding glycoside hydrolase family 16 protein, whose amino-acid sequence MRNMEKVGVHMSLVVLLIMSIACTPKQEYKLVWSDEFDYTGLPDSTLWDYDTEGNAHGWGNNEDQYYTVARKENAWVKNGLLHVTAVNETYHDKAYTSVRLISKADWKYGRIEVRAKVPEAKGTWAAIWMMPGGWSFNDGGWPGIGEIDIMEHVGHEAGVIHASAHSKDYQWQKGTQKTGTINIDDATKAFHTYVLEWTPEVLKCYVDDQLYFTYQNEGLGEDKWPYNKPFYLILNVAVGGAWGSVQGIDAEAFPQTMEVDYVRVYQREE is encoded by the coding sequence ATGAGAAATATGGAAAAAGTAGGGGTACACATGTCCTTAGTAGTGTTACTTATAATGAGTATTGCTTGTACTCCCAAGCAAGAGTATAAATTAGTTTGGTCAGATGAATTCGATTATACGGGCTTGCCTGATTCCACCTTGTGGGATTACGATACGGAAGGTAACGCGCATGGTTGGGGTAATAATGAAGATCAATACTATACCGTGGCCCGGAAAGAAAATGCCTGGGTGAAAAACGGCCTGTTGCACGTAACAGCAGTAAATGAAACCTACCACGACAAAGCGTATACCTCGGTTCGCTTAATATCAAAAGCCGACTGGAAGTATGGTAGAATAGAGGTTCGTGCCAAAGTGCCCGAAGCAAAGGGAACCTGGGCTGCTATTTGGATGATGCCCGGCGGTTGGTCATTTAATGACGGTGGCTGGCCCGGAATTGGAGAGATTGATATTATGGAGCATGTAGGACACGAGGCGGGGGTTATTCACGCATCGGCCCACTCAAAAGATTACCAATGGCAAAAAGGAACACAAAAAACCGGAACCATTAATATTGACGATGCTACCAAAGCTTTTCATACCTACGTATTGGAGTGGACGCCTGAGGTTTTGAAGTGTTATGTGGATGATCAGCTTTATTTTACTTACCAAAACGAAGGCCTGGGTGAGGACAAATGGCCTTACAATAAACCTTTTTATTTGATTTTAAACGTTGCTGTAGGTGGCGCGTGGGGTAGTGTGCAAGGAATAGATGCCGAAGCTTTCCCACAAACTATGGAAGTGGATTATGTGAGGGTGTATCAACGGGAAGAATAA